The proteins below come from a single Deinococcus humi genomic window:
- a CDS encoding ABC transporter ATP-binding protein produces the protein MTAAAPVPALRERGQPAVHLKDLNMVFRGAQGDTVALKDATLDIGQGEFISLIGPSGCGKTTLLRLMADLITPTGGDLLVGGRSPAQARQERAYGYVFQAPALLEWRTVLNNVLLPLDVMAGSANRMPKAARQARAHEMLKLVGLEGFAARYPWQLSGGMQQRVSIARALAFDPGLLLMDEPFGALDEITREHLNGELLRLWQETGKTVVFVTHGISEAVFLSTRVVVMTSRPGKIEGVVDIDLPYPRNVETRESPRFFELATRVRELLRRGHGFDADHQAR, from the coding sequence TTGACTGCCGCCGCGCCAGTGCCGGCCCTGAGGGAAAGGGGGCAACCCGCCGTCCATCTCAAGGACCTCAACATGGTTTTCCGGGGCGCGCAGGGCGATACGGTGGCTCTCAAGGACGCCACGCTGGACATCGGGCAGGGCGAATTCATCAGCCTGATCGGCCCCAGTGGCTGCGGCAAGACCACGCTGCTGCGGCTGATGGCCGATCTGATCACGCCGACGGGCGGGGATCTGCTGGTGGGCGGCAGATCGCCCGCGCAGGCGCGGCAGGAGCGGGCTTACGGCTATGTGTTTCAGGCGCCGGCGCTGCTGGAATGGCGCACGGTCCTGAACAACGTGCTGCTGCCGCTGGACGTGATGGCCGGGTCTGCCAACCGGATGCCGAAAGCCGCCCGGCAGGCCCGCGCCCACGAGATGCTGAAGCTCGTCGGGCTCGAGGGCTTTGCGGCGCGTTACCCCTGGCAGCTGTCGGGCGGCATGCAGCAGCGGGTCAGCATTGCCCGCGCCCTGGCCTTCGATCCGGGCTTGCTCCTGATGGACGAGCCGTTCGGCGCGCTGGACGAGATCACCCGCGAACACCTGAACGGCGAATTGCTGCGGTTGTGGCAGGAGACTGGCAAAACGGTGGTGTTCGTCACGCACGGCATCAGCGAGGCGGTGTTCCTGAGCACCCGGGTCGTGGTGATGACCTCCCGGCCCGGCAAGATCGAGGGCGTAGTGGACATCGACCTGCCGTACCCGCGCAACGTGGAAACCCGCGAAAGTCCGCGCTTTTTCGAGCTGGCGACGCGGGTGCGGGAGCTGCTGCGGCGGGGTCACGGCTTCGACGCCGACCATCAGGCACGCTGA